TTCAGATCCTGACATCTTGGAATACCTTCTTCAGCATGTACAGTAATTTGAAAAGGTGTCTGTTCAGGCACATAGGTGTATCTTTTATCATCTTTCCTACTAGTATCTAGGATATTTCTTTACTAGAGACTATTGTAAGGGTTCTCATCCTGGAAGCCACTGCAGCATCCATGCAAGAAAACGAGTGAAACCCATACTACACGGATTGAATATCTGGAAATAAATGTAGCATTCTGGTGCTTTTTGTACGATCTTGAAATAAATGCCTTGTCCAACAGGATTACTATTGCTGCATCTTGTCTTGCCTTACAGAGGATTCTGGGCAGAAAGTAAGCCCAGACCAAAGCACCAATCAAAGCTTCTGATCAGGCAAAAAGAAATTTAATCCACAGAATTCTGGAGTGGAAGAACTGACAACACCAAGTTGACCTCAGGGAACTTCCTGTTCTAAAAGACAGCCCTGAGGATATTGTCCCATATCCTCACACAATCCATAAACTGACCTAATTTGTATAGGTCTCAACCCTGGGCTGGTACATCACAGGGAGATGAATTTCAAGCTTAAAGAATCAACTACTTTCTGGAAAGGTCTCCTCCACCATATTGCCTGCTGATATAGAGAGCAGCATTATTTGACATTACTCCATGTAACAGTTTTTAATATGTAAGCCAAAGATGACTGATTCCTCAGAGACTCTGATTACCTTGATTCTCAAACTCCTACACTGTTTAAGAAAGCACTAAAGCTGTGAAACATGTGGAGAATGGAGAAGGTGTACATTATCCAGGAGTACAATGGAGAACATCTTATAGTATTATCATCAACATATTAACTGATAAGACACTGGATGAGTATTTTCCGAAGTCATCTTGGTCCACAGTAGAAACACATGGCAGAGAGAAATTATCAAGTAAAGTTCCTAAAAGTTAATTACAAAGGTCTTACATAAATTTCTTCTCAAATATAAACAATCCAAAAGACTCAAGATTCTAACTTCTTATTTTAGCCACTGGATATTTTAACTGTCCCAGAATAGCTAAGTCACCAAATAAGTGTAGCTAGCTACTTCCTGTAATGAGGTGACAGCAACTAGAGCCAACCATTGTGGAAACTTCATACTATGGAAAAGCTTTGTAGAAGAAATGGTCTTGACCTTGGCAAAATTAACCCTTGAGAAGGCCTGAGATGTGGAAAAACACATTGCACAGACAGAGAGATGTTGAACTGATCCATGAAGCATCACAATTATAACTAACATTGTTACTCGAATTTGTAAATAAAGATTTGTAACACTTTTAATTCTAGGAATAAATTCTAGCTCTGATTCTCTGtcattataagaaaaaaaaacccatgaagctCTGTTCCCTCCAAACAAATTATTCAAATCTGGCCATGACAATCTAAAGCATCCACCTCCTGCTGAAGGGCCACAGAAAATGAAGACTTAAGATGGTATTGACTATAACAGGGATGAAAATAGGATTGAATCTCCACCAAATAGCTCATCCAGTGTCATCCACTATGGGAAATTATAAACTGAACATGGATGAAAATTCCACCTCCATGATGTCTTTTAAGGTTACAGAGATGTTAATTTAGGTCTCCGtcatttatttccaaaatatcCAGTAGTATGCTATGGAACACAGTTCAAGGCCAGTGAAGGTGGAAAAATTAAAGAATCTCAGGTTACAACTCTATTAGGAAATGAAACTGTGCCCAGAAACATTCCCATTCACTTGAAGCCAGCTGGCAGGGAACAACTTGCATCTATATCAGTAAGTTTTCATAACCTCCGAACCACTCATAGTGCCTGGAGCATTCTGACAATGCCTAGGAATTGTTACACAACACAGACCCAGAGCCTGCCAGGGACCTCTGTAAGGGCACAAATTATAAAGCGCCAATTCCTAGGAACACTCCCAGGTTTAATTTATTAGTATGTAGGAAGCCTTTGACTCCTGCTGTTAGGCATGTCTAAGGGCAGGGGCCAAGAATGGAAGAGAAGCTACCTGGCcagaaagactgaaaagcagCACAACTTAACAAAATAACTCTAGAAGGCCCTGTAAAATCCAACGCTACGCTAGTGTGCATGCTGAAGAGAATGATCCCTCTGAAAGGGACAGCCTCTACAGTGCCTTGTCCGTCTAGGACTGAACCAGAAAATTACAGAATCCCAAGTAGGTTGATCCTGTAGCTAGATAaccaatttagaaaaaataaatctggctacttaaaaaaatattttcaatcacCATCATCATTATTGTTCcaaattcattaatttattccaaaattcagcaaaaataatttttatgggGAACAAAATGAAAAGTACCTAGTCACTTTCCACTTTACATGTATATTTGGTAGACTTATCAACttcttcagtcttctcttttgTAGAGCTTCCCCCCTCATCCTCCTAACTGTTTTGTCATCAGTCATGTTCcttgaactactttttttttgttaaataacaaGTTACTTCATTTTTACATAGTGCTTGAGTTACTGAGAATGCTTCACttatacagaaaataatgttttactctggtttgtttaataaaatgaaagagtGAATACATCCCAGAGCAAGactattttaagaaaaagcagcacagaagtgTCACAACCTCACATTTGCAGCAGCCCATTCTAGTTTTATGTTTGCTTTACATTAACACTTATTTTAATTTGCTATAGGAATTTCAGATAATTTTGCATTCTAATTCTTTCCTCAGTGTTTGCATATGCTTCCTATTTGGCATCATCTACAATGACCCTTCCTAACCTCACTTCCAAATCTGACAACTAGCGAGACCATTTTTAGCATGCTCTTTCAGAACAGGTCTGTGAGAATTTCAACTAGCTCACATTCATTTTTTCAGCAACATGTCAAATTGCATAcaaaaagcaatacaaaaagcaatattaaaaCCAAGTCACTGCATGATGTATGGCTCCCTCTATATACCTTAGCCATCCCAATGTAAGAGGCACTATAACATGGAAATGTTAATCCTAGATGTATTATTTTGATTAATATTAGAATGTTCAGCAATATCATTCTAATTACAAAtgcaattaaattttaaatagcatttagAATATTCACTATAGAAACCAAAGATACATGCTGCTTTTAAGATTAACATAAAACCTATTAGGAACACATGAAATTACAAATTTCACTTCagaatacatatttttgaaaTACTAAAGGATTTGCATTTGACCTgtaaagaaataagtattttgtgATTTACTTATATTTGTAAGTATTCTTCATGCCAATCTTATTACCCTGCCCCCCAAGCAGGTTTGCTAAGAGACATGGCAGAACTATCTGCTCCCACACCTTGTTATGTACCAACTTACTACTCTATCCTTTAGGAAAGCACATGAAAACCTGATAAACCTTTGCAAGGTTccctgaaggaaataaaatttggtttcagagatagaaaaaaaaataatcagagcacTATATACATGATGATTTCACATTTATAGTGTTCTGCAAGCTTTGCCACCAAGTTCAGTACGTGGAGGACGTAAGTGACTCTTCTGACCAAAATTATAATGaacaatttttgaagaaaaatataccCGGTCTGaatcttctgatttttttaaagttttcattgcATAGCTAGTActaaaaaaatagattattttaaagACCTCTGAATATATTTGATACATACAAGCTctactttaaaaaagttttactaAGCTGACAAAAGCCAATATAGAGATCACATATGTTCTGGTTAGGATAAACATAATAAATACATTACAATTTTAAAGATTCTTCCAAACTGAATTACAATGTAAATTGTCACAACAGAGACCCCAAAAACAAGGCACCTTCCATCTTATGTAGTTGCCTCAAGGAACTGCTTGGAAAAGCGTTATGGTATTAGAGTATCTCCAGTGCTAAGCCCCTGGCAGAtaggcagaggagaaaaatatgtattttcttcagttttgaaaatgaatataATGTATTCATAGGTTCAATAAACTAAGCTAATGTATTTTAACATCAGTATCATCCACTGACAAGCAAGACTACTGTATTTAAGAAAATTCATTCCAGCTCCTCCACCacatatttaatttaataaatactttGGAAGTTGTAATTAGCTTGTGTTTATACAGCACTCTGAAGATGTAAACTGCTACGTAAGTGACAACTAATGATGAGGCTTAAGCAGCATTCATCAGCTTTGTGTGAATTCACAAACAAATAAGTAGCTCTTGAAAGTATTAGTACAGATCACTATTAAATATCTCATTCTATTCATTTTAAGAGATTGCCCATAAGCCTTCTGAAACATGCAATTTACATGTACAATACCAGCTTTTAAGAAATCTAGCAGTACTGCAATTCTATCAGCTTTCATTGTTACCATTTCTGTTGAAATTATTTATCCTATTTACACATTGGGAACTACAGCATTTAGTTAACACTGAAAATGAGGGTCAATTCATTTGAAAAAGTGGCCTCAAATGGGCACCTCAGCCTGTAGTGCTTTTTGAATTATAATTCACTACtgtcattctttttatttaaagaacaatAACTTAAAGACTTAATGTTCATTTGTACAATCTGGAACTTGTCCCAGAAAGGATGGTACCATCTATGAGTAAAACTGCTGAAGATCACTGACGATCTAGATCTGCAAATGAGGGACTGTATTTCCTGTAACTTTCTTGCAGCTTTTATTCATTAAAATTGAATCAAGACCACATAAAAGGAGAGAGGCAATAAGATATTGAatcaaattaaacatttattctaCTGATGAAGAGCAGCAGGCTTTTTCTCAAATACCTCAAtgcaaaagaagacagaaaacaataCTGTACAAAGTCTTCCAAAACTAGCACTGaacaaagcactgaaaagaaaaatacagtgaagggaAAGCTTTCATTGCAATGAAATGCATTAAAGTGATATAATTAACAATTAAGCTTACAAATGTCTGACTTAATAAATTCCTAGTTTGAAGCACCTGCTGATTTAAGCCAACCCATAACTTTTTTACTGCACAAAAATAAGCATATATTGCCATTATACACAAACTTTCAATAATTGTCTGTAATTTCAAAAATCATATTTACATTTGTGATAACACTCCATTAGAATTTAAAAAGTCAATGAAAGACAGCAAAGATACAGAATACAGAGAAAGATTAGAAGAATTATTGTAACTTCACAAACTCTGAAGCTGCAGCTTTCATTTTGTCTACATGAAccttaaaaaatgtttctctgaaaaataGCTGCAAAGTATACCAGCAATTTAAGAGCATGGTAGATTGATTCAGCCTCATTAAAACAGACATTTCTTAATCGGTCATTCTGAGAAAAACTACTTTTCTGTATTAAAAGCAATTGTACAGTTGAAACTTTCATTTAATAAAATCCGTAACTTGAGAAACACTCCCACTTGTTAGCTCACTGTATATGCAATTCTACAAAACAAATTTGTTAGTCTTCTATTGCAGTAGAAAAGGGCAAAGATGAAGGctgatatatttttattgtgCAATTAAAACTTCCTACACAAATTTCAGTTCTATATGGGAACACTCTCATCCTGCTTTCAAAATCAAATTCTCTAATTATATGGTCTTGGGAGTCTTTCATGATCACCGCAGCAAAGGCCAGTTCCAAGTAATTGTCCTTTCACTAGGAATCACTTGGAACAGGGCTGAATTAGCAAAGCTCTCTGGGTAACACTTCTCAGACAAGTGCAGGTACTGTAAAATAAGTAACCTTTTATCACTGTTCATTTGTTGGAATTGTTTTACATTATGAGTGCCAGTGAGAAAGAAAGAATTCATTGTATCTAAAAGTTGAAGGGAAGAAACAAGACACATGTCATCCTGGATCCCTGTTTCCTCAATAAGTGAATCCTGGCTGTTGTGACTATACCTATGGCTGGAGTCTGACCCATGAAAGTAGATCTGAAGAAGGCACAGCATGGAAGATCATTTGATCAACACAACCTTCTTCCAAGTCAGATACAAGCAGTACAAGAGTTCAAATGTAAGTGATTACTTTATACTGAATACATTAGTCTCCTATGTATCAGCAAAACTGTGGCACTAGCAGCAAACCAAAATAGTCTatggatttaaattttttttagtggaaaaataTGAAGTTGCTTCTTGTCACGGTTCTACTGTAATCCACTGAGCAAATTACAGATTGGAACCTAGATGAACCATCTTGCATTTACAAGTGCTGTCAATTTGCTGAGCAGCTCCAGGTAACTCACATCATGCACCATCTCTCACTTTCCCCACTTCAAGGAAAATACATACAATTAGTTTCCTGCACTTGTCATAGCACTTTGACATAAACTGATGGAAAGTCCTGCATAAAAGAAATCTTACAATCTTGTGGATACAATTCAGTACTGAATTCAGGGTACAAAACCTGTAGTTCCAGATAAGAGGAATTTAAAGGATTTAAAATCACTTCGTACTTTCCCGATCTGGGTCTACCAAGTGATAAAGTTGAATCCACCCATACCTATTCAAGCAACTCAAATGGCAGTAACTTTTCGCTGCTTTTCTGTGAGTAGTAGCCCTGACTAGAATCACTACAACTTCTTCTGCTTGTTTCCTATACTAGAATTTCCAAGTATGTCCTCAAAAACATTCCATAGCTTTCCTCCTTACCTCCTCcagcagaaaaaaagtctttcccaGACAGGTCCAGGATTAAGAGTTACAGTTTGGGAAAGCATATTGTCTCTTTCAATTTGTCTTTAAGAACACAAGTTAATTAATTCTTCTCTATCTTATAATCTCCAGATGCCCAACCAACACCAAGTTCTTGGTTTTCTGATAGACAACCCTCTAAGCAGACATCCATTTACTGAGCTGCTGATACAGACAAATGATGCTGCCACAAGATCTGAAGTCTCCAGATTGACCTaaacaattttcattttagaGTAATAATCAAACTGCCTAAACACAGGCATTCAGTGCCATTAGTGTGTAGCACCACTGTGCCATCCATCAGGCAGCTGAGTCCTAACCACAATTTCACTAATGCTGGACATCCAAGCTTGAGCCCGAGTCACCCAATCTTAAGTGCAAAAAAAGGTGTGAAGGTCTTTAAATGTCTCCTGGTACCAGCTTTAACAGGAAAAATGCAACATTTACTGACAGTCTGGGACATATGTCTAGGATGACTTCCAGAACTTCAACCCAAGTTTCTGTCCTTGCTCCTGCTATTCATTCTCTGAGCCTATTCTGTCTTTATGCGGTCTGTATATGACAGCAACAATTACACCACTAACCTCTTTCCAGCCTCCTCTGAACAGAGtatccatgattttttttcaaatttatccTTTTGGAAGGAAGCTTACCTTAACTCCTATTCCATGTAAACGTCAATGGAAGCACTACTCTAACTGCTGCCTCACTGGCTTTCCACATAGAAACTCCTTCCTCTGCTTCAAACTCTGTTTTCTGGCTCCAAATGCTACAAGCCCTTGCCTTTTTTGACTTTGTTTAACAATGTACAAAAAAATTGATTGCTTGTGACTTCTGGTAATAGATTAAGAGGCCCCACTTTAGCAGATGAGGGCTTGTGGCCTCAGCCCCTACCATGTTACATCCTGCTATCATTTCCTGCTACAACAGCATATTATGTGAGAAAAATGGGTCAAACTGAAGAGCACCAGAAGCTTTCTCCTTTGTAAGTTGAACACGGACAGTAGCAATGCAAGCTTCCCTTGTGTTTGTAACAAACAGAGCTGGGTCTAGAATGGTAAAGGTCATCTTCTCTGCAAGCTCGTTAAGTCACCAACTTATCTGTAGAAACAATCAGCAAATTCTAATTTCTTGTAACAGACTTTCAGGATATGGATATACAATCCAAGGAGGCTTAGCAGTTTGTGACAGCTTAAAGACTGAAAACCTAAGGTTTGATGTAATTCACACcaacatcaacatttttttctcctccacagaCTCCAACGTTACTAGGAAGCTTTTCTACCTTATTCTGTATACAATTAAAATCAGCCTTAAGTAATCTCTCAAAGGGACTAAGCATTAAGATCTTAACACAGAAAGGTAGACAATACAAAAATAAGTACAGGTGATCAGTGTACTATGATCAGTGTTCATCCTATAACTATTATTTTTAGAATGCGTTGATTTGCTGACTCTGTAAAATGAGGAATTCTATAAAGATAATCATGATGTTCAGTGTACTGAATTGCACACAATTTGTAGCCTTAAGAGGTATTAAGAGAGAATATACACAAACTTTGCCATGAAATGGAAATATGAACAGTACTAATAGTGAGATGATGGCGAGGCACAGAAACTGCTTGCAAACCAGTGAAACAGGACTAGACAAAGACAATTTTTGCAcacatgaaaacagaagagatggAAGGGTAGCCTAATTAACTGCACTGAGTGAAAGGAAGCGAACAGGAACGTGCAATGAGCTTCTGTTGTGAACAGTACACTAAGTGTCAAGCGTACACAGACAAAACACTACTTTGCAAttcttaatgtaaaaaaaaattactcatctACAGCTTGGAAGGaaaatccaaaaagaaaaatcaattatctttttttaaaattgcctttgTAAACAAAAACATTTAGCTATTTGGGCCACAGTATAATGCGAAGCTCCTCAAAACAAACTGCCACTCAACCACTGCCAAATTCTGATAATCCCGAAGTGTATCACAGAGAAGATGCAACTATTATATATATGTGTTGAAAGTTACTTCAATAATAAGTGCTGTACAGTACATAGTTCTAGCAGAGACATTCAGCTATACTACCAGTCATTGAGTTACAAGCTCAAAGTTCTGACTGGTGTCTGTTGTAACTTTAGCTACTATGGCAGACAACTGATACCAAAATTCATTAAATCAAACCAATTTAAGTAAACTGTAACACAGAATTTTTAAaggtgggggaggaaaaaaaacccaaacaacaaaatgAGAACAAACCCAGTACAATTCTATAAAAATTATAGGAACAGTTCAACTTACTCTTTTACTGAGGCAGATAACTGGCCACATACTACAACCTaaagtgcagcagcagcaaaggcatcCACATAGTAGCCATCGTACATTAACTGGAAGGTTCTTCTTAAGACAACTGTTAACTCTACTGATGCTGGCTTTAAATTCTTCGGGTGCAACCtacaagagggaaagaaaacccaacaaaacacaaactagTACCACAGCAGTGTGATCTATTACTCTTACAATGGTCTACACCTGGAACTCTTGTTTTTGTAATAAAATCTTGACTCTCATTCCAAATTCCTATTCACAAATATTTACCTTTCCAGTTAAAGATGAAGGAAATTCTGCTTCAAATTTGTTGCTTAGTCCAAACCTGCAAAAACAAGATGAAGATCATaccaaaattataaataaacCCAATTCATGACACAAGTTACAAGCACATCATAACACTCTCAGGGTTTGTATCACAACAGCattaatttcaggaaaaaaaaatacttgttattAGGATAATTCTAGAAATTACTTCGAACATACAAAAGTACACCATTGTACACAGTTTGAAATCCATCTTGTATATAGTCTCTTCTTAAAGTTCTGTTGATACTGTTGACTCTTCCCCAAACTCAGCAAAATCTTTATAAGCAATAGAGGCAAGTGTGAAAACTGAAGTACTTAAGGGGAGAGGGGAAGTTAAGGCCACAGTTTTAATTACCTCCCTCCTCCACCAGTACAGCTGTATCTTGAAGAAAAGCTCATCCAGTGCTACTCCACTGAGGTCGTGCTAAATAACTGTTCTAAgcataaaaatggaataaatacCAGCatgtttattcagaaaaaaatacactagTAAGTTTCAGAACACAAAATACAACCTAACAAAACATGATTTAAATTATACCtaatttgaaagaaatgtaacAATTACAAATGTATAAAGCTATGAAGCACTTTGAGATGAGCTGGAGTTACTGACTATTCCGGGTTTCAGAAGATCTAAAGATTAGAAGAGTTTCATgttgtctattaaaaaaaattgttttctatcTTAGTTGGCTGGTTGGGTTCAAGAATGGATGAACCTCAAAgaaaatttgaatattttctgGCATCTAGTCTCGGCAATAACTTCTAATAGGGACTATACTGTCTAACAAAGTCATTAATAAAACCATATGACTGGCTACTAATTTGGTAAACAGCAGTCAGTGTAAAATGTAAGTTGTAATTACAACCTTCTGAATATAAAACAAAGCAGTCTTACTATCAGATACTACACAAATTGGAAGTTAAACTCAAGACTTGAATATTGGCAGCAAGACCTATCACACATTGATCAGTTGTATGCAGAAAAGCTTACCTGAGCCTTGACAGCTGAAGATTTTAAAGACATAACTTGCTTTGACAGTGTGTTTATTGAGCAGCTAGGTATTTctcagggttttggttttggttttttattactGAACTAAATGATGTGCATGCCAATGGAGAACTTTGTCCAAGTAATCGAATGGGCAGTTAAGTGCTGTACCAATGGTGACCTACTGTGGAATAACCTCACAAAACCCAGTGGACAAAAGGTGACAGATGAGCGTCTGCATAGATAAATAAAAGGTCATGAATCTTGGGAAAGTTAAACTGTGCTTATGTGACACTCAACTAAAGTTTGGCATCTACAGCTCAAGAGAGAGATCTTTTATCACCACTCATGAGTCTCTTAAATACCAGCTCGATGCAAGCAGCAGCCGCcagaaatagcaataaa
The sequence above is drawn from the Strix aluco isolate bStrAlu1 chromosome 4, bStrAlu1.hap1, whole genome shotgun sequence genome and encodes:
- the CHIC2 gene encoding cysteine-rich hydrophobic domain-containing protein 2 isoform X2 is translated as MSFSSRYSCTGGGGRFGLSNKFEAEFPSSLTGKVAPEEFKASISRVNSCLKKNLPVNVRWLLCGCLCCCCTLGCSMWPVICLSKRTRRSIEKLLEWENNRLYHKLCLHWRLSKRKCETNNMMEYVILIEFLPKTPIFRPD